The proteins below are encoded in one region of Podarcis raffonei isolate rPodRaf1 chromosome 8, rPodRaf1.pri, whole genome shotgun sequence:
- the KIAA0513 gene encoding uncharacterized protein KIAA0513 homolog isoform X2, which translates to MEAMDVPVGNLIDFDSEPSTTDTSESVPAAPPSTNGNGLLDHLAGDTAAVAEESDATESADSENDTTDSPTHHSWNNHRRSSSESYSSNQSTESAKDEVTAEQREFIRQYVEKIFTGGEEFDQEEKAKFGELCSGENAKGREWFARYVSAQRCNSKCVSEQTFYRLVQSFAVVLFECYQMDDFSPAKNLMTMCFTYYYIGKPQALPIESKEKPTGSIDSYLKSANSWLAEKKDIAERLLKNTSAKTENVKGFFGSFESKLKGPGPKKAEDDEGKPRERIHKSVSLYSPEEEEEKTGEKIYLYMHLKQQPIWHTLRFWNAAFFDAVHCERRKRSPTTREKWCHMTQEERDDSLRFNENITFGQLGTFTHNMLAFGLNKKLCNDFLKKQAVIGNLDEEQYKLLSDHIEQMAAE; encoded by the exons ATGGAGGCCATGGATGTCCCTGTGGGGAACCTCATTGACTTTGACTCCGAACCTTCCACCACCGACACCTCCGAATCCGTCCCTGCCGCTCCTCCCTCCACCAATGGCAACGGGCTGCTGGATCACCTGGCGGGCGACACGGCCGCAGTGGCGGAAGAGAGCGACGCGACGGAATCTGCCGACAGCGAGAACGACACAACGGACTCGCCCACCCATCACAGCTGGAACAACCACCGCCGCTCCTCCTCGGAGTCCTACTCATCTAACCAGAGCACAGAGTCCGCCAAGGACGAAGTGAcagcagagcaacgggagttcatcaGGCAGTACGTGGAGAAGATCTTCACGGGAGG AGAGGAATTTGACCAAGAGGAGAAAGCCAAGTTTGGAGAACTCTGCAGTGGGGAGAATGCAAAAGGCAGGGAATGGTTTGCCAGATACGTGAGCGCTCAG CGCTGCAATTCCAAGTGTGTCTCGGAGCAGACTTTCTATCGGCTGGTGCAGTCCTTTGCTGTGGTCCTCTTTGA gTGTTACCAGATGGATGATTTCAGCCCTGCTAAGAACCTGATGACCATGTGCTTTACTTATTACTATATTG GTAAGCCCCAAGCGCTGCCCATCGAGTCCAAGGAGAAGCCCACTGGCAGCATCGACTCCTACCTGAAGTCCGCAAACAGCTGGCTGGCCGAGAAGAAGGACATTGCGGAGCGGCTCCTGAAGAACACATCAGCGAAGACGGAGAACGTGAAAGGCTTCTTTGGGAGCTTTGAAAGCAAGCTAAAGGGGCCTGGGCCCAAGAAAGCTGA GGATGATGAAGGCAAACCAAGAGAGAGAATCCACAAATCAG TTTCCCTCTACAGtcctgaggaagaggaagaaaaaacagGAGAGAAGATCTACCTGTACATGCACCTGAAGCAACAGCCCATCTG GCATACCCTGAGGTTTTGGAATGCGGCTTTCTTCGATGCGGTTCACTGTGAGAGGCGGAAACGGTCTCCCACCACTAG GGAGAAATGGTGTCACATGACCCAAGAGGAGCGAGACGATAGTCTGCGGTTTAATGAGAATATCACCTTTGGACAGTTGGG TACTTTCACTCACAACATGTTGGCTTTTGGGCTGAACAAGAAGCTTTGCAACGACTTCTTGAAGAAGCAGGCAGTGATTGGCAACCTGGATGAAG AGCAGTACAAACTGCTTAGCGATCACATCGAACAAATGGCTGCAGAATAG
- the KIAA0513 gene encoding uncharacterized protein KIAA0513 homolog isoform X1, with the protein MEAMDVPVGNLIDFDSEPSTTDTSESVPAAPPSTNGNGLLDHLAGDTAAVAEESDATESADSENDTTDSPTHHSWNNHRRSSSESYSSNQSTESAKDEVTAEQREFIRQYVEKIFTGGEEFDQEEKAKFGELCSGENAKGREWFARYVSAQRCNSKCVSEQTFYRLVQSFAVVLFECYQMDDFSPAKNLMTMCFTYYYIGKPQALPIESKEKPTGSIDSYLKSANSWLAEKKDIAERLLKNTSAKTENVKGFFGSFESKLKGPGPKKAEDDEGKPRERIHKSVSLYSPEEEEEKTGEKIYLYMHLKQQPIWHTLRFWNAAFFDAVHCERRKRSPTTRGNAGEEEETREKWCHMTQEERDDSLRFNENITFGQLGTFTHNMLAFGLNKKLCNDFLKKQAVIGNLDEEQYKLLSDHIEQMAAE; encoded by the exons ATGGAGGCCATGGATGTCCCTGTGGGGAACCTCATTGACTTTGACTCCGAACCTTCCACCACCGACACCTCCGAATCCGTCCCTGCCGCTCCTCCCTCCACCAATGGCAACGGGCTGCTGGATCACCTGGCGGGCGACACGGCCGCAGTGGCGGAAGAGAGCGACGCGACGGAATCTGCCGACAGCGAGAACGACACAACGGACTCGCCCACCCATCACAGCTGGAACAACCACCGCCGCTCCTCCTCGGAGTCCTACTCATCTAACCAGAGCACAGAGTCCGCCAAGGACGAAGTGAcagcagagcaacgggagttcatcaGGCAGTACGTGGAGAAGATCTTCACGGGAGG AGAGGAATTTGACCAAGAGGAGAAAGCCAAGTTTGGAGAACTCTGCAGTGGGGAGAATGCAAAAGGCAGGGAATGGTTTGCCAGATACGTGAGCGCTCAG CGCTGCAATTCCAAGTGTGTCTCGGAGCAGACTTTCTATCGGCTGGTGCAGTCCTTTGCTGTGGTCCTCTTTGA gTGTTACCAGATGGATGATTTCAGCCCTGCTAAGAACCTGATGACCATGTGCTTTACTTATTACTATATTG GTAAGCCCCAAGCGCTGCCCATCGAGTCCAAGGAGAAGCCCACTGGCAGCATCGACTCCTACCTGAAGTCCGCAAACAGCTGGCTGGCCGAGAAGAAGGACATTGCGGAGCGGCTCCTGAAGAACACATCAGCGAAGACGGAGAACGTGAAAGGCTTCTTTGGGAGCTTTGAAAGCAAGCTAAAGGGGCCTGGGCCCAAGAAAGCTGA GGATGATGAAGGCAAACCAAGAGAGAGAATCCACAAATCAG TTTCCCTCTACAGtcctgaggaagaggaagaaaaaacagGAGAGAAGATCTACCTGTACATGCACCTGAAGCAACAGCCCATCTG GCATACCCTGAGGTTTTGGAATGCGGCTTTCTTCGATGCGGTTCACTGTGAGAGGCGGAAACGGTCTCCCACCACTAG AGGGAAtgctggagaggaagaggaaacgAG GGAGAAATGGTGTCACATGACCCAAGAGGAGCGAGACGATAGTCTGCGGTTTAATGAGAATATCACCTTTGGACAGTTGGG TACTTTCACTCACAACATGTTGGCTTTTGGGCTGAACAAGAAGCTTTGCAACGACTTCTTGAAGAAGCAGGCAGTGATTGGCAACCTGGATGAAG AGCAGTACAAACTGCTTAGCGATCACATCGAACAAATGGCTGCAGAATAG
- the LOC128419402 gene encoding meckelin-like: MGEKLTPNFLKEPELRMPLHLACLLFCLCLLYLPHGSAPQIIGGVPVLSGPPRKCGTEEFFNIETGQCGSCTQKQMQSPDGLECVCVAGLNETNKQPSPLDCRGCSNLPPNTLWESMFLDGSFLSCNNTCNVTACQILTNMVILEAFSLQNRAYDLYMKTKSQDLPKLWYGSHGGTSPRMVFGKTSKIDFKVIKYNVLGKFLGWEDVRGATLQLCPDRQSVMDAAFVFGTSYSQSCTLDISALLQGVPEPVFYEMFLQFEDEEGHVRLWPVPVENPAILTNNQASHLRRFFLVDGLSGRKVNLTNVPATVTFAAELILSVYLPTGTPGGDNPPFLLTVKYATRSSTGVAQVSFSVSYIQDPGTAQQATDIAFGALGFLAIIYALLETSTWTRRSRLPNISFMVIVKFFANFSGSLANVFFMVSLGIGIYWLIVFKGQQFSAVERTLPTAGSQIETNFIIYLLSALVLKSLDLIHILITQLTVSIFLIDWEKPKERGTAKASMGYQKATSSVSAWRTFLIANEWNEIQTHRKVNPSLQLFAVLLLLEVVGLKNLTSRDLNVNLHPGPNAYHAPWSPILRFGIAASVWLAVGIVQVLFSVGLYERFVEDKIHQFVDLCSLSNVSVFILTHRCYGFYIHGRSVHGQADVGMDTMLTYIRKEEENLCALRGLEAYSDVQTFEVLLTDRTRAFYDRITLSFMEVTRGAHIRPDLHKQRLNGYFALNRFLVSFFEHRYKDMDYMVKDKFFLERIMDMEFQEPGDISTLYNDDRALFSRTLFYSHELVLLLFELLVFSAVDLAAQDFVLSTIVTFVVQKFVKMLRNTLGRRNLAEKTLVEKQFLI; this comes from the exons ATGGGAGAGAAACTAACACCTAACTTCTTGAAGGAGCCTGAGTTGAGAATGCCACTTCACTTGGCCTGCCTCCTCTTCTGTCTCTGCTTGCTTTACCTCCCTCACGGCTCCGCTCCTCAAATTATTGGGGGTGTTCCTGTTTTGTCAGGCCCACCAAGGAAATGTGGGACCGAAGAATTCTTCAATATTGAGACGGGCCAGTGTGGCTCCTGCACTCAGAAACAGATGCAGAGCCCTGATG GCTTGGAGTGCGTTTGTGTAGCTGGACTGAATGAGACAAATAAGCAGCCATCACCTCTCGACTGCCGTGGCTGT AGTAACCTGCCCCCCAACACACTCTGGGAATCCATGTTCCTTGACGGCAGTTTCCTGAGTTGCAAC AACACCTGCAATGTGACGGCCTGCCAAATTCTCACAAACATGGTCATTTTGGAAGCCTTCTCTTTACAAAACCGGGCCTATGATCTCTATATGAAGACCAA AAGCCAAGATCTTCCAAAGCTGTGGTACGGTAGTCATGGAGGAACTTCCCCTCGGATGGTTTTTGGGAAGACTTCGAAG ATTGACTTTAAGGTCATAAAGTACAATGTGCTTGGAAAGTTCTTAGGCTGGGAAGACGTGAGAGGAGCGACGTTGCAA CTCTGCCCAGACAGACAGAGTGTCATGGATGCTGCCTTTGTGTTTGGAACATCATACAGCCAGTCT tgCACCCTCGACATCTCGGCTCTACTGCAAGGTGTCCCTGAACCTGTCTTTTATGAGATGTTCTTACAGTTTGAGGATGAAGAAGGACATGTCCGACTGTGGCCAGTCCCTGTAGAGAATCCAGCAATCCTTACAAACAACCAAG CATCCCATCTCCGAAGATTCTTTCTGGTTGATGGGCTCTCTGGCAGAAAAGTAAACCTGACAAATGTCCCAGCGACTGTTACATTTGCAGCAGAATTGATCCTcag TGTATACCTGCCAACCGGGACTCCTGGAGGAGACAACCCCCCTTTCCTGCTGACAGTGAAATATGCAACGCGGAGCAGCACTGGAGTCGCTCAG GTGTCATTTTCAGTCTCTTATATTCAGGATCCTGGGACGGCTCAGCAAGCTACAGAT ATTGCATTTGGAGCCCTGGGATTCCTTGCAATCATCTATGCCTTGCTGGAGACCAGCACTTGGACCCGGAGATCTCGACTTCCAAACATAAGCTTTATG GTCATAGTGAAATTCTTTGCCAACTTCAGCGGATCTCTAGCAAATGTCTTTTTCATGGTCAGCCTTGGAATTGGCATTTATTGGCTCATAGTTTTCAAG GGTCAGCAGTTTTCTGCAGTTGAGAGGACACTGCCCACTGCTGGGAGCCAAATAGAGACCAACTTTATCATCTACTTGTTGTCTGCTCTTGTGTTAAAG AGCTTGGACCTCATACATATTCTGATAACCCAGTTAACAGTTTCCATCTTCCTGATAGACTGGGAGAAGCCAAAGGAGAGAGGAACGGCAAAAGCATCTATGG GATATCAGAAGGCTACTTCCTCTGTGAGTGCCTGGAGAACTTTTCTGATCGCTAATGAGTGGAACGAGATCCAGACCCACAGAAAAGTGAACCCTTCACTCCAGTTGTTTGCCGTCTTGCTGCTACtggag GTGGTGGGGCTTAAGAATCTCACATCAAGAGACCTGAATGTGAATCTGCACCCGGGACCAAATGCCTATCATGCTCCTTGGAGCCCAATTCTTCGGTTTGGGATTGCTGCTTCTGTTTGGCTGGCAGTGGGGATTGTACAG gtgCTGTTTTCTGTTGGGTTATATGAGCGGTTTGTAGAGGACAAGATTCACCAGTTTGTTGATCTTTGTTCCCTGAGCAAT GTGTCAGTGTTCATTTTGACACACAGATGTTATGGATTCTACATCCATGGGAGAAGTGTCCATGGACAGGCAGATGTGGGCATGGACACCATGCTCACCTATATCAGGAAGGAGGAG GAGAACCTCTGTGCTCTGAGAGGCCTGGAGGCCTACTCTGATGTGCAAACATTTGAGGTGCTTCTTACAGACAGGACTCGAGCATTCTATGACAGAATAACTCTATCTTTCATGGAG GTTACCAGAGGAGCCCACATCCGACCTGACCTTCACAAGCAGAGACTAAATGGCTACTTTGCCTTGAATCGCTTTCTGGTCTCCTTTTTTGAACAT AGATACAAAGATATGGACTACATGGTGAAGGACAAATTTTTCCTGGAGCGGATCATGGACATGGAATTCCAGGAACCAGGGGACATTTCCACTCTCTATAATG